AGGCGGGCGAACTCGACGCCCCGCTGTTCGATCTCGAGATGGCGCTGCTCGAAAGCGACGTCGAGATGAGCGTCGCCGAAGCGATCCTCGACCGGCTCCGCGAGGAGCTCACCGGCGCGACGCGCGCCCAGGTCAAGACCACCGGCACGGTGGTCGAGGAGGCGCTCGCCGAGGCGCTTCGGGAGGTCATCAGCGTCGGGCAGTTCGATTTCGACGGACGGATCGCCGACGCCGACAAGCCCGTGACGATCGTTTTCACGGGAATCAACGGCGTCGGGAAGACGACGACCATCGCGAAGCTCGCGCGCTACTTCGAGGAGCGCGGGCTTTCGACCGTGCTCGCGAACGGCGACACCTATCGTGCGGGCGCGAACGAGCAGTTGGGCGAGCACGCAGACCGGTTGGGAAAGAAGCTGATCGCCCACGACCAGGGCTCCGATCCGGCCGCCGTGCTCTACGACGCGGTCGAGTACGCCGAGGCGAACGACATCGACGTGGTGTTGGGGGATACCGCGGGTCGACTCCACACCTCGAACGACCTGATGGCCCAGTTAGCGAAGATCGATCGGGTGGTCGATCCCGACATGACCCTCTTCGTCGACGAGGCGGTCGCGGGCCAGGACGCCACCAATCGCGCCGAGGAGTTCGACGACGCCGCGGCGATCGACGGCGCGATCCTCGCGAAGGCCGACGCCGACTCCCAGGGTGGCGCGGCGATCTCGATCGCCCACGTCACCGGCAAGCCGATCCTCTTTTTGGGGACTGGCCAGGGCTACGACGACATCGAGCGGTTCGACCCCGACGTGCTCGTCGACCGGCTGCTCGGCGGCGAGGAATAAGTCGGGAAGCGAGGAACAGGAGTGTATCGTCAGGGCCACATCGGAGTCGGGCTGCTTCTCTACGCCCCGGCAGCCTACGCAATGGTTTCGGCCGGACGGCTCGTGCTCGCTATCGTCGGGTTCGGAGTGATGATCTGGCTCGCCATGCTGCCGGACGTCGACATGCGCCTTCCGTTCGTCTCCCATCGTGGCCCGACCCACACCCTCGGGTTCGCGGTGATCGTCGGGCTCGCGTGCGGGGCGATCGGGTGGGTTCTCGGGACTGAACTAACTCGGTTCGAGCCACAGCTGCTCGGCTCGTTTGGGTTCGGGCTCGGTGCGCTGGTCGTCGTCGCGCATCTGGTCGCCGACTGGCTGACGCCGATGGGGATCGCGCCGTTCTGGCCGCTTTCGTCCCATCGGTTCTCGCTCGGCTTCGCCCGTGCGTCGAGCACGCTCGCGAACGGGTTCCTGTTCGTGCTTGGCGCGGGCGCGACAGCCGTGGTGCTGTGGTTCACAGGATTGATCGGCTGAGTGGATACGTTTTGAGAACGGCTGCGGATGGCGCGTGGGAGTGCCGGAGGCGCGACTCGCGCGAGGGATGAGCGAGTGAGCGCAGCGAACGAGCGAATCGGTTGGGGAGGGTGTGGTCTGCGGTATTCATTTGTCCCGTGCAAGCAGGCGGTTTGCAGTCACGTCCATTCGTTTCGACGACGTTATTGAATCAGATCGGGTTTCGATCGCCTCGTCCGACGGACAAGCCTTTACCAGCCACACGACGTAGCACCGACAAATGGTACTCGACGATCTCGGGAGTTCCCTCCGGGGGACTCTCGACCGACTCCAGGGAAAGACCCGCCTCGACGAAGAGGACGTAGAGGAGGTCGTCCGGGAGATCCAGCGCTCGCTGATCCAGGCCGACGTCGAGATCGACCTCGTGATGGAGCTCTCGGACAGCATCGAGCAGCGCGCGCTCGAAGAGGAGCCCCCCGGCGGCACGACGGCCCGGGATTTCGTCCTCCGGATCGTCTACGAGGAGATGGTCGAGCTCGTCGGCGAGAGCACGGACCTCCCCCTCGAATCGCAGACGATTCTGCTCGCCGGGCTCCAGGGCTCGGGGAAGACCACGACCGCGGCGAAGATGGCGTGGTGGTTCTCGAAGAAGGGGCTGCGTCCCGCGGTGATCCAGACCGA
This is a stretch of genomic DNA from Halococcus salifodinae DSM 8989. It encodes these proteins:
- the ftsY gene encoding signal recognition particle-docking protein FtsY, which codes for MFDGLKDKLSSFQRDAEEELDEAAGEVDEPEPEPEGDGEIEASEAETAGTGTEDETETGGGTEIDSGSDGEATAEAASATDAAATSETTTTPETEGPDGEPASATADEPEEPAAETTESAADAARRGWSTSRTSGDREEGEDENEAGSDDGEGSDLGLGTRAKLFATGQSLIEAGELDAPLFDLEMALLESDVEMSVAEAILDRLREELTGATRAQVKTTGTVVEEALAEALREVISVGQFDFDGRIADADKPVTIVFTGINGVGKTTTIAKLARYFEERGLSTVLANGDTYRAGANEQLGEHADRLGKKLIAHDQGSDPAAVLYDAVEYAEANDIDVVLGDTAGRLHTSNDLMAQLAKIDRVVDPDMTLFVDEAVAGQDATNRAEEFDDAAAIDGAILAKADADSQGGAAISIAHVTGKPILFLGTGQGYDDIERFDPDVLVDRLLGGEE
- a CDS encoding metal-dependent hydrolase; translation: MYRQGHIGVGLLLYAPAAYAMVSAGRLVLAIVGFGVMIWLAMLPDVDMRLPFVSHRGPTHTLGFAVIVGLACGAIGWVLGTELTRFEPQLLGSFGFGLGALVVVAHLVADWLTPMGIAPFWPLSSHRFSLGFARASSTLANGFLFVLGAGATAVVLWFTGLIG